A DNA window from Engystomops pustulosus chromosome 10, aEngPut4.maternal, whole genome shotgun sequence contains the following coding sequences:
- the LOC140103603 gene encoding coiled-coil domain-containing protein 3-like, protein MLVFRLLVVGGIMVGVLNGCQMPQDWRPQTEACRAELVETVVFAKVLALHKDSYSVYNYLPWQYNSDLFYSAEIELLCDQGWGSMLEVPAGSLLNVTGLGYFNCHSYTVMENNSYYFFLRMDENYNLLPHGVNFQDPIFPNTPENNRIFASIFQFSNCAAGIDPQIYSPDWDAQEDSRLMCDSVQRALLEEEERSKTLSQKVRFLEKANAHLREKVKNLKRALRQATEDNKKDVLSKQLMEKDKHLVKDNPSPTNHKKIISRPAKKTNGNKMES, encoded by the exons ATGTTGGTCTTCAGGCTCTTGGTGGTTGGTGGCATCATGGTTGGAGTGCTCAATGGATGCCAGATGCCTCAAGATTGGAGACCACAGACTGAAGCCTGCAGAGCAGAACTGGTGGAGACGGTGGTGTTTGCCAAGGTGTTGGCTCTACATAAGGACAGTTATAGTGTCTACAACTACCTGCCCTGGCAGTACAACTCCGACCTCTTCTACTCTGCCGAGATTGAGCTGCTGTGTGACCAGGGCTGGGGGAGCATGCTGGAGGTGCCGGCCGGATCCCTGCTCAATGTCACAGGACTCGGCTACTTCAACTGTCACTCATACACCGTGATGGAGAACAACTCCTACTACTTCTTCCTAAG GATGGATGAAAATTATAATCTCCTACCACATGGAGTCAATTTTCAAGATCCCATCTTCCCCAACACTCCAGAAAACAATCGGATATTTGCAAGTATCTTCCAGTTTTCCAACTGCGCGGCAGGAATAGATCCACAGATTTACTCCCCGGACTGGGATGCTCaggaggacagcagg CTGATGTGTGACTCAGTACAGAGGGCCTTACTAGAAGAAGAGGAACGCTCGAAAACCTTATCACAAAAAGTTAGATTCCTGGAAAAGGCCAATGCACATCTTCGGGAGAAGGTGAAGAACCTAAAGCGAGCCTTGCGTCAGGCAACTGAGGACAATAAGAAAGATGTCCTATCCAAGCAACTCATGGAGAAGGACAAACATCTTGTTAAAGACAACCCATCACCGACCAACCACAAGAAGATCATATCAAGACCAGCAAAGAAAACGAATGGGAACAAGATGGAGTCATAA